The following are encoded together in the Acidobacteriota bacterium genome:
- a CDS encoding pyrroloquinoline quinone-dependent dehydrogenase, which produces MLPNDVLSLGAPASSPASASRLAPVARSLLLLLAAGCGSAPHASDQAPIGEWRHYAADRASTKYSPLDQIDPSNVDRLREVWRWTSVETEADTEHRGGMYKSTPLYIDGVLYITTSLSQVAAIDPGTGETLWVYDPKSYEAGRPANAGFQHRGLEYWSGEIDGEPVERLIYAAHHRRLISLDRLTGEPDPAFGDGGMVNTALGLGREINEGQYTHSAPPIVCADVIVLGSVISDGPRGPKMPPGHVRGYDVRTGGQRWIFHTIPRPGEFGNDTWLDGSWEYSGNTNVWTMMSCDDELGFVYLPVSTPTNDWYGGHRRGDNLFAESLVALDARTGERKWHFQAVRHGLWDYDLASAPNLVDVTVDGREIKAVAQVSKQGLTYVFDRETGEPVWPIDDLPVPQTTVPGEWSSPTQPMPTKPVPFERLGITEDDLIDFTPELRAEALEIVEDYVLGPIYTPPLEVKEGGKLGVLTLPSAAGGANWRGAAVDPEGGVLYVPSMTKVMSFGVRPADPARSEFRYVDALGLLEGPRGLPLVKPPYSRITAIDLNTGEHVWQVAHGPGPKDHPAIAHLDLPDLGSASHGILSNGGLVLTRGLIFIIQADYDPSRMTFMGNAGHIRAYDKRDGAKLWEHRVEPTPHGTPMTYLHEGRQYVAFTVGAGRGEQIPALVALALE; this is translated from the coding sequence ATGCTCCCCAACGACGTTCTCTCACTGGGTGCGCCGGCGTCCTCGCCGGCATCCGCTTCCCGCTTGGCCCCGGTCGCCCGGTCGCTCCTTCTGCTTCTGGCCGCCGGCTGCGGCAGCGCCCCCCACGCGAGCGACCAGGCACCGATCGGCGAATGGCGCCACTACGCCGCCGACCGCGCCTCGACCAAATACTCGCCGCTCGACCAGATCGACCCCTCGAACGTCGACCGACTGCGCGAGGTCTGGCGCTGGACCTCGGTGGAGACCGAGGCCGACACGGAGCACCGCGGCGGCATGTACAAGAGCACGCCGCTCTATATCGACGGCGTCCTCTACATCACCACGTCGCTCAGCCAGGTGGCGGCGATCGACCCGGGCACGGGCGAGACGCTCTGGGTCTACGACCCGAAGAGCTACGAGGCCGGCCGCCCGGCCAATGCGGGCTTCCAGCATCGGGGACTCGAGTACTGGAGCGGGGAGATCGACGGCGAACCCGTCGAGCGTCTGATCTACGCCGCCCACCACCGCCGGCTGATTTCGCTGGACCGCCTGACCGGCGAGCCGGACCCGGCTTTCGGCGACGGCGGCATGGTGAACACAGCCCTCGGCCTGGGCCGTGAGATCAACGAGGGCCAGTACACCCACTCGGCGCCGCCGATCGTCTGCGCCGACGTGATCGTGCTCGGTTCGGTCATCTCGGATGGTCCGCGCGGACCGAAGATGCCCCCCGGCCACGTACGCGGCTACGACGTGCGCACCGGCGGGCAACGCTGGATCTTCCACACGATTCCGCGACCCGGCGAGTTCGGCAACGACACCTGGCTCGACGGGTCCTGGGAGTACTCAGGTAACACGAACGTGTGGACGATGATGAGCTGCGACGACGAGCTCGGCTTCGTCTACCTGCCGGTGTCGACGCCGACGAACGACTGGTACGGCGGCCACCGGCGCGGCGACAACCTGTTCGCCGAGAGCCTGGTGGCGTTGGACGCCCGCACCGGCGAGCGGAAGTGGCACTTCCAGGCCGTTCGCCACGGCCTTTGGGACTACGACCTGGCCTCGGCTCCGAACCTGGTCGATGTCACCGTGGACGGCCGTGAGATCAAGGCGGTGGCTCAGGTCAGCAAGCAGGGCCTCACGTACGTGTTCGACCGGGAGACGGGCGAGCCCGTGTGGCCGATCGACGACCTCCCGGTGCCGCAGACGACGGTGCCCGGTGAGTGGAGTTCCCCGACCCAGCCGATGCCGACGAAGCCTGTGCCCTTCGAACGGCTCGGCATCACCGAGGACGACCTGATCGACTTCACGCCGGAACTGCGCGCCGAGGCGCTCGAGATCGTCGAGGACTACGTGCTGGGGCCGATCTACACGCCGCCGCTCGAGGTCAAGGAGGGCGGCAAGCTCGGCGTGCTGACGCTGCCGTCCGCCGCCGGAGGAGCGAACTGGCGGGGCGCCGCGGTCGATCCCGAAGGGGGTGTGCTCTACGTGCCGTCGATGACCAAGGTGATGAGCTTCGGCGTGCGGCCGGCCGACCCGGCCCGCTCCGAGTTCCGCTACGTCGATGCCCTTGGCCTCCTGGAGGGGCCGCGCGGTCTTCCCCTGGTCAAGCCGCCCTACAGCCGGATCACCGCGATCGACCTGAACACGGGCGAGCACGTGTGGCAGGTTGCCCACGGCCCGGGCCCGAAGGACCATCCCGCGATCGCACACCTCGATCTGCCCGATCTGGGCAGTGCTTCCCACGGCATCCTCTCGAACGGCGGTCTGGTGCTGACCAGGGGCCTGATCTTCATCATCCAGGCCGACTACGACCCGAGCCGGATGACCTTCATGGGCAACGCCGGACACATTCGCGCCTACGACAAGCGGGACGGTGCGAAGCTCTGGGAACACCGCGTCGAGCCCACGCCGCACGGCACGCCGATGACCTATCTCCACGAGGGCCGGCAATACGTGGCCTTTACCGTTGGTGCCGGCCGCGGGGAACAAATCCCGGCCCTGGTGGCGTTGGCGCTGGAGTAA
- a CDS encoding acyl-CoA dehydrogenase family protein, with translation MAWDFETDPEFQDKLDWMDEFVTNEIEPLRFVLGSPYDLSCPKRQKLIPPLQEEVRKRKLWACHLGPNLGGQGYGQVKLALMNEILGRSPHAPIVFGCQAPDSGNAEIIAHYGTDEQKARYLQPLLDNKMVSAYSMTEPHGGSDPKVFTTRAVLDGDEWVINGEKWFSSNARYASLLVVMVVTDPDAPPYNKMSMFLVPKDTPGVKIIRNVAVGTGNEDGSHGYVRYTDVRVPKDHLLGQRGQGFVVAQTRLGGGRIHHAMRTIAKVRTAFDQMCERVLSRETQGELLAQKQLVQEKIADSWAQIEQFRLFVLQTAWKIDKYKDYRMVRKDISAVKAVMPKVYLDVFSRALMIHGSLGVSNEMTFSAGVVDSFHMALADGPTEVHKITVARQILREYAGTDDLFPTTHLPKLRQAAFEKYAEALELEVAAL, from the coding sequence ATGGCTTGGGACTTCGAAACAGACCCTGAATTCCAGGACAAGCTGGACTGGATGGACGAGTTCGTCACCAACGAAATCGAACCGCTGCGCTTCGTCCTCGGCAGTCCGTACGATCTGTCGTGCCCCAAGCGCCAGAAGCTGATTCCGCCGCTCCAGGAAGAGGTCAGGAAGCGCAAGCTCTGGGCCTGCCACCTGGGTCCGAATCTCGGTGGCCAGGGTTACGGCCAGGTCAAGCTGGCGCTGATGAACGAGATCCTCGGCCGCTCGCCGCACGCGCCGATCGTGTTCGGCTGCCAGGCGCCGGACTCGGGCAACGCGGAGATCATCGCCCACTACGGCACGGACGAGCAGAAGGCCCGCTACCTGCAACCCCTGCTCGACAACAAGATGGTCTCCGCCTACTCGATGACGGAGCCGCACGGCGGCTCGGATCCGAAGGTGTTTACGACCCGCGCCGTCCTCGACGGAGACGAGTGGGTGATCAACGGCGAGAAGTGGTTCTCCTCGAACGCCCGATACGCCTCCCTGCTGGTCGTCATGGTGGTCACCGACCCGGACGCGCCGCCCTACAACAAGATGTCGATGTTCCTGGTGCCGAAGGACACGCCGGGCGTCAAGATCATCCGCAACGTCGCCGTCGGCACCGGCAACGAGGACGGCTCACACGGCTACGTCCGCTACACGGACGTGCGCGTGCCCAAGGACCACCTCCTGGGCCAGCGCGGCCAGGGCTTCGTGGTCGCCCAGACCCGGCTCGGCGGCGGCCGCATCCACCACGCAATGCGCACGATCGCCAAGGTCCGCACCGCCTTCGACCAGATGTGCGAACGGGTGCTGTCCCGGGAAACGCAGGGTGAACTGCTTGCGCAGAAGCAGCTCGTCCAGGAGAAGATCGCCGACTCCTGGGCGCAGATCGAGCAGTTCCGTCTGTTCGTTCTGCAGACCGCCTGGAAGATCGACAAGTACAAGGACTACCGGATGGTCCGCAAGGACATCTCGGCCGTCAAGGCGGTCATGCCGAAGGTCTACCTCGACGTCTTCTCGAGAGCGCTGATGATTCACGGCTCGCTCGGCGTCTCGAACGAGATGACCTTCTCGGCGGGCGTCGTCGACTCCTTCCACATGGCCCTGGCCGACGGACCGACCGAGGTCCACAAGATCACGGTGGCCAGGCAGATCCTCCGCGAGTACGCGGGCACGGACGACCTCTTCCCGACGACGCACCTGCCCAAGCTGCGGCAGGCGGCGTTCGAGAAGTACGCCGAGGCGCTGGAACTGGAAGTGGCGGCGCTGTAG
- a CDS encoding thioredoxin family protein, with product MTTRRIASTLCALPAMLAAVAAQLPAQTAHPVLSGFAPIDDYILEIDGEADTGARLYLSQRAASMLILSDSLGEPILLWARSMAVDRLQDADLLVSGPGYDVVAEPDKSYIGEARPDQTTIVLPIEGRDVKVLPRPPLVGDRTLGELLEHSPGYRAGMDAFQPNAAAMEALRDTEATRVRVFFGSWCGVCKQVLPNLLEVNAGLEGTQVTFEYYGLASPPAGWEDPEVKGNEVTGLPMAIVYRNGQEVGRFGGANEFAQPAQVLHAVLAGAR from the coding sequence GTGACGACCCGACGGATCGCGTCAACGCTCTGTGCTCTGCCAGCCATGCTGGCGGCTGTCGCCGCGCAGCTTCCGGCCCAGACCGCGCACCCGGTGCTGAGCGGCTTCGCGCCCATCGACGACTACATCCTCGAGATCGACGGTGAAGCCGACACCGGCGCCAGGCTCTACCTCTCCCAACGGGCGGCCTCGATGCTGATCCTCAGCGACTCCCTGGGCGAGCCAATCCTGCTGTGGGCCCGCAGTATGGCGGTGGACCGGCTCCAGGACGCCGACCTCCTGGTGTCCGGGCCCGGCTACGACGTGGTTGCCGAACCGGACAAGTCCTACATCGGCGAGGCCAGACCGGACCAGACGACGATCGTTCTGCCCATCGAGGGCCGGGACGTGAAGGTCCTGCCACGACCTCCCCTGGTCGGCGACCGCACCCTGGGCGAGTTGCTCGAACACTCCCCCGGCTATCGCGCCGGCATGGACGCCTTCCAGCCGAACGCTGCTGCCATGGAGGCACTCCGCGACACCGAAGCGACACGGGTCAGGGTCTTCTTTGGCTCCTGGTGCGGCGTCTGCAAACAGGTGCTGCCGAACCTCCTCGAGGTAAACGCCGGACTCGAAGGCACGCAGGTCACCTTCGAGTACTACGGACTGGCTTCGCCTCCGGCCGGCTGGGAAGACCCGGAAGTCAAGGGCAACGAAGTGACGGGCCTGCCGATGGCGATCGTCTATCGCAACGGCCAGGAGGTCGGTCGCTTCGGCGGGGCGAACGAGTTCGCCCAGCCTGCACAGGTGCTGCACGCCGTCCTCGCCGGCGCGCGCTAG
- a CDS encoding DUF3604 domain-containing protein codes for MLRFRVVAVLLLLVAACAPAPEESLDGDWPDRSPRFDVVEELRADLLRPRSAADGGGTATVEALRGPAVAGSTGSWRIVYRAGPAGVAVGGTVHLQVSPFWGWSTPQTERREALGYTTIETAAAGVELSAETLDQQLLAISVGGRPLAAGEEVAITYGAGPAGALADRYAERESRFWVAVDGDGDGVRELVGESPVVDVMPGLPARLLLHVPSTARPADRVELTAALVDSAGNGWPAASGTLELRLPAGIDLMDSKDDSAAEVERVVSLALALEDRGRLVVPLRLSAQAGGVIRVRGRLAGDGPEPGFEAESNPLVVAPAGRRILWADLQNHSGLSDGSATPDDLLRYAREVAGLDAAAVTDHDHWGMRFMDGEPSIWRRTLDAADTRNEPGRFVALAGYEWTNWIEGHRHVVFFEPTAEAAAGLLLSSIDERYDEPHELWAGLEDVRALTFAHHSAGAPIATDWSSPPPARLEPVTEVVSVHGSSEAADSPGMVVRNALAGNFVRDALDRGYRLGFVGSSDGHDGHPGLGHLASPSGGVAAILSDEVTREGIYEALLTRRTYATNGPRIVVRASYAGWPIGADIPAAAAAAGTVGPIAGVPQTTLVVRAVAPGEIARIEVVSRQGATGAGALTGEALCGEGERECSLTVPLPGFQTGGYLYLRVVQEDGGAAWTSPFFFE; via the coding sequence ATGCTTCGTTTCCGAGTCGTGGCGGTCCTGCTTCTGCTTGTGGCCGCGTGCGCGCCCGCGCCGGAAGAGTCCCTCGACGGAGACTGGCCTGATCGTTCGCCCCGGTTCGACGTAGTCGAGGAACTGCGCGCCGACCTGCTGCGGCCGCGTTCGGCCGCCGACGGCGGCGGCACCGCCACCGTCGAGGCCCTGAGGGGCCCGGCGGTCGCGGGCAGTACGGGAAGCTGGCGGATCGTCTACAGGGCAGGGCCGGCGGGCGTAGCGGTCGGAGGGACCGTCCACCTCCAGGTGTCCCCCTTCTGGGGCTGGAGCACGCCGCAGACGGAACGTCGGGAGGCGTTGGGCTACACGACGATCGAGACGGCCGCCGCCGGTGTCGAGCTCTCGGCCGAAACGCTGGATCAGCAGTTGCTCGCGATCAGCGTCGGCGGCCGGCCGCTTGCGGCAGGAGAAGAGGTGGCGATCACGTACGGAGCCGGCCCGGCGGGCGCGCTGGCCGACCGGTACGCCGAGCGCGAGTCGCGCTTCTGGGTCGCAGTCGACGGCGACGGCGACGGAGTGCGGGAACTGGTCGGGGAGTCGCCCGTCGTGGATGTGATGCCGGGGCTGCCGGCGCGGTTGCTGCTTCATGTGCCTTCGACCGCCCGGCCGGCCGATCGCGTCGAGCTCACGGCGGCGCTGGTTGACTCCGCGGGGAACGGCTGGCCGGCGGCATCCGGGACGCTGGAGCTTCGCCTGCCTGCCGGCATCGACCTGATGGACTCGAAGGACGATTCCGCGGCGGAAGTGGAGCGGGTCGTCTCCCTGGCCCTCGCCCTCGAGGATCGAGGCCGGCTCGTCGTTCCGCTTCGGCTTTCCGCGCAGGCCGGCGGCGTGATCAGGGTGCGTGGCCGACTGGCGGGCGATGGGCCGGAACCCGGGTTCGAAGCGGAGAGCAACCCGCTGGTTGTAGCGCCGGCCGGCCGGCGCATCCTGTGGGCCGATCTCCAGAACCACTCCGGCCTCTCCGACGGTTCGGCGACGCCGGACGATCTGCTGCGCTACGCGCGGGAGGTGGCCGGCCTCGACGCCGCGGCGGTAACCGACCACGACCACTGGGGCATGCGGTTCATGGACGGTGAGCCGTCGATCTGGCGGCGCACGCTGGATGCGGCCGACACCCGCAACGAACCGGGACGCTTCGTCGCGCTGGCCGGTTACGAGTGGACCAACTGGATCGAGGGCCATCGCCATGTCGTCTTCTTCGAGCCGACGGCCGAGGCCGCGGCGGGCCTGCTTCTCAGCTCGATCGACGAGCGATACGACGAGCCGCACGAACTATGGGCCGGCCTCGAGGACGTGCGGGCGCTGACCTTCGCCCACCATTCGGCCGGGGCTCCGATCGCCACCGACTGGTCTTCGCCGCCGCCGGCCAGACTCGAACCCGTCACCGAGGTCGTGTCCGTCCACGGGTCGAGCGAGGCTGCCGATTCACCGGGCATGGTCGTCCGGAACGCCCTGGCCGGCAACTTCGTCCGCGACGCTCTCGATCGAGGCTACCGGCTTGGATTCGTCGGCTCGAGCGACGGCCACGACGGTCATCCGGGCCTGGGTCACTTGGCGTCGCCGAGCGGTGGCGTGGCGGCGATCCTGAGTGACGAAGTGACCCGGGAGGGGATCTACGAGGCGCTGCTCACGCGTCGCACCTACGCAACGAACGGCCCCCGGATCGTGGTCCGCGCGAGCTACGCGGGATGGCCGATCGGGGCCGACATTCCCGCCGCCGCGGCCGCCGCGGGCACCGTCGGCCCGATCGCCGGCGTGCCGCAAACGACGCTGGTCGTGCGGGCGGTTGCACCCGGAGAGATCGCACGCATTGAAGTGGTCAGCCGCCAGGGCGCCACCGGCGCGGGCGCCCTGACGGGCGAGGCGCTATGCGGGGAAGGTGAGCGGGAGTGCAGCCTGACCGTGCCGCTGCCAGGGTTTCAGACTGGCGGCTATCTCTACCTTCGCGTGGTCCAGGAAGACGGCGGCGCCGCCTGGACCAGCCCGTTCTTCTTCGAGTAG
- a CDS encoding DUF4399 domain-containing protein: MTLAAALLLLPLGACGGGTAGSDDEHADHGHTEGDMDHAEEAADDGAPRVYFVGLENHATIPSLINLQFAAENFIIEPVGDGAINEGAGHYHIAIDGECLEPGIVIPTADPWIHFGDGSDSIELELSPGEHYLCLQIGDGEHRTLDEPGLSQYIMVHVEEGAATE, translated from the coding sequence ATGACTCTGGCGGCAGCGCTGCTGCTGCTCCCGCTTGGCGCATGCGGAGGCGGCACCGCCGGCTCCGACGACGAGCACGCGGACCATGGCCACACGGAAGGCGACATGGACCACGCCGAAGAAGCGGCCGACGACGGCGCGCCGCGCGTCTACTTCGTGGGGCTGGAAAACCACGCCACGATCCCCAGCCTGATCAACCTGCAGTTCGCGGCCGAGAACTTCATCATCGAACCGGTGGGCGACGGCGCGATCAACGAGGGCGCAGGCCACTACCACATCGCGATCGACGGAGAATGTCTCGAGCCGGGCATCGTGATCCCGACAGCGGATCCGTGGATCCACTTCGGAGACGGCTCAGACTCGATCGAGCTCGAACTCAGCCCCGGCGAGCACTACCTCTGCCTGCAGATCGGCGACGGCGAGCACCGCACGCTCGACGAGCCGGGCCTGTCGCAGTACATCATGGTGCACGTGGAGGAGGGGGCGGCGACCGAGTAG
- a CDS encoding carboxypeptidase-like regulatory domain-containing protein, which produces MRLSSVVVCLAVLQALGAAAAAQQAPAPVPGQIVVLGADGQPARGASVTVLLPGRGGVSPADEILVRSGTAENGAIENAVPRLHGLMLVVDHPAHLPFVGQYPKQPPPSEIRLQAGRTAEGVVHEADGGRTVAGAQVCTVWRDPNLPDWFGTLRRCAESGVRGTFELAGLPAGNLRATADAAGFETDSRTIEQGRRAPRVVFELVASEEPATEAETAPTGAGEVRVELVGAAGEPIRNFTMRTNAVGRMGGASHDVGDAEGPVLVPISPSFGVDTTVDLSFRAENYLESSLIRVAPIPGGEIELGLIALETGAVVQGRLFDAVGAEPAAGCLVELLPPGAGAVAALMLRQRHVTVSDPEGGYMLGGLRAGRYHLRLQCPEVPVTDRLIVLGANERADQGESWLDSGRPVAVQVVGVDGGTVRLLDRFREVEAPIVQAILHVPPEAEAKLRRGEDSRVRADFKAAPDVYRLEVLDASGRLRVSQEVAVEEGPAEVQTIGVATATRVIQSILVMDGRPVTGGHVSFSRVFEPSRSSGKLQIVSQRPGGSRQQRVLGIPPQAVGGAVGPDGAFEVAGAPTDLLWMTWRAEGGNVGRLWPEGSLPRMDLNGVRVTGELLDVNGAPIGGQVSLIGDVGRTVAYAEAGDDGRFELPPAPPGPYRLKASAGVSPTRVREGRSSLAGTVVQDLALGTEPPPHLVLRVQDAETGVLDVELQRTDGSPAAGAWLHFVDAFGDMVNTSLASAAGQASRNLPAGDISLVWNDGAACTGGLGVNVGAGRTATVRESLPIGRLLELRCAAADCGGESLSFLSVTTESGAEIASHLTGAREAVRFSESGRLGLGCVTPGSYNVSFWAAGRRWGAEINVGSVGNLEEPVVVSGRAAGL; this is translated from the coding sequence ATGCGATTGAGTTCCGTTGTCGTCTGCCTTGCCGTTCTGCAAGCACTTGGCGCAGCCGCGGCGGCGCAGCAGGCGCCGGCCCCCGTGCCAGGCCAGATTGTTGTGCTGGGAGCGGACGGCCAGCCCGCGCGCGGGGCATCGGTCACGGTGTTGCTGCCAGGGCGTGGGGGTGTCTCGCCGGCGGACGAGATTCTCGTTCGGAGCGGAACGGCGGAGAATGGCGCCATCGAGAATGCCGTGCCGCGTCTGCACGGCCTGATGCTCGTCGTCGATCATCCGGCCCACCTGCCGTTTGTTGGCCAGTACCCGAAGCAGCCACCACCCAGTGAGATCCGGCTGCAGGCTGGGCGGACGGCGGAGGGCGTCGTGCACGAGGCGGACGGCGGGCGAACGGTAGCTGGAGCCCAGGTCTGCACAGTGTGGCGGGACCCCAACCTGCCCGACTGGTTCGGAACCTTGCGGCGCTGCGCGGAAAGCGGGGTGCGGGGCACGTTCGAGCTGGCGGGTCTTCCGGCCGGCAACCTCCGCGCGACGGCCGATGCGGCCGGCTTCGAGACGGACTCCCGGACCATCGAGCAGGGGCGGCGGGCCCCGCGTGTCGTCTTCGAACTCGTTGCCAGCGAAGAACCGGCCACCGAGGCGGAAACGGCGCCCACCGGCGCCGGCGAAGTGCGCGTCGAACTTGTCGGCGCCGCCGGAGAACCGATCCGCAACTTCACGATGCGGACGAACGCCGTCGGCCGGATGGGCGGCGCCTCCCATGACGTTGGGGATGCCGAGGGTCCGGTGCTGGTGCCGATCAGCCCTTCCTTCGGCGTCGATACGACGGTCGACCTCTCGTTCCGGGCCGAGAACTACCTCGAGTCTTCGCTCATCCGCGTCGCGCCCATACCCGGCGGCGAGATCGAGCTCGGCCTGATCGCCCTCGAGACCGGGGCGGTGGTACAGGGGCGGCTCTTCGACGCGGTGGGCGCGGAACCCGCCGCCGGCTGCCTGGTCGAGCTGCTTCCCCCCGGCGCGGGCGCCGTCGCGGCCCTGATGTTGCGCCAGCGCCACGTGACTGTCTCCGATCCGGAAGGCGGTTACATGCTCGGCGGCCTGCGGGCAGGCCGCTACCACCTGCGTCTGCAGTGCCCGGAGGTACCGGTCACGGATCGGCTGATCGTGCTCGGCGCGAACGAACGTGCCGACCAGGGCGAATCCTGGCTGGATTCCGGCCGCCCGGTCGCCGTGCAGGTCGTGGGGGTCGATGGCGGGACGGTTCGCTTGCTGGACCGGTTCCGGGAGGTCGAGGCGCCGATCGTCCAGGCGATCTTGCACGTGCCGCCGGAAGCGGAGGCGAAGCTGCGCCGTGGCGAGGACTCCAGAGTGCGAGCGGACTTCAAGGCGGCCCCCGATGTCTATCGACTGGAGGTCCTGGACGCTTCGGGCAGGCTTCGCGTTTCGCAGGAGGTAGCGGTCGAGGAAGGCCCGGCCGAGGTGCAGACGATCGGCGTCGCGACAGCGACTCGGGTCATCCAGAGCATCCTGGTCATGGACGGTCGCCCGGTGACCGGCGGCCACGTCTCCTTCAGCCGGGTGTTCGAACCGTCGAGAAGCTCCGGGAAGCTCCAGATCGTGTCGCAACGCCCTGGCGGGTCCCGGCAGCAGCGTGTGCTGGGCATCCCGCCCCAGGCAGTGGGTGGCGCCGTAGGCCCGGACGGGGCCTTCGAGGTGGCGGGAGCACCGACCGACCTGCTGTGGATGACCTGGCGTGCCGAGGGCGGCAACGTCGGACGGTTGTGGCCCGAAGGCTCGCTGCCGCGGATGGATTTGAACGGCGTTCGGGTGACGGGCGAACTGCTCGACGTGAACGGCGCGCCGATCGGTGGCCAAGTGTCGCTGATCGGGGATGTCGGGCGTACTGTCGCCTACGCGGAGGCCGGCGACGATGGCCGCTTCGAGTTACCGCCGGCGCCGCCGGGTCCGTACCGCCTCAAGGCGTCTGCGGGAGTGTCGCCGACCCGTGTGAGGGAGGGCAGGAGTAGCCTGGCTGGAACCGTGGTCCAGGATCTCGCGCTCGGCACCGAGCCGCCGCCACACCTGGTGTTGCGTGTTCAAGACGCGGAGACCGGCGTACTCGATGTCGAACTCCAGCGCACCGACGGCAGTCCGGCTGCAGGTGCGTGGCTTCACTTCGTTGACGCCTTTGGCGACATGGTGAACACCAGCCTGGCGTCGGCGGCCGGGCAGGCCAGCCGGAATCTGCCCGCCGGTGACATCTCGCTGGTCTGGAACGATGGCGCAGCCTGCACTGGCGGCCTTGGGGTGAACGTTGGGGCGGGCCGCACGGCCACGGTGCGGGAATCGCTGCCGATTGGCCGCCTGCTCGAGCTGCGGTGCGCAGCCGCGGACTGCGGTGGCGAATCCCTCTCCTTCCTCAGCGTGACGACCGAGTCGGGCGCCGAGATCGCGAGCCATCTGACCGGCGCCCGCGAGGCCGTGCGTTTTTCCGAGTCCGGACGGCTCGGCCTCGGCTGCGTGACGCCGGGCTCCTACAACGTCTCGTTCTGGGCCGCTGGCCGCCGCTGGGGCGCGGAGATCAATGTCGGGAGCGTAGGGAACCTGGAGGAGCCGGTGGTCGTGAGCGGTCGGGCCGCCGGGCTCTAG